Proteins co-encoded in one Phragmitibacter flavus genomic window:
- a CDS encoding DEAD/DEAH box helicase, which produces MALSLAFSPSGHLMVEEGAEEVWGFFAASDEAELREASAGGDGAMLLWLSAKWPTDGLPPAAVWWREMAGWYFAEFCQRGGRHEMAQPAEDKWVSYLERAPVMRGAEFLSVDGLRKVWQRLDKAVEKDIEAHGGDAEGWLRERLPHWHLVGRVTLHLAENKKSLDRPFAFLATYTSGLNDQGKPRHLPLQQAVKEHAGKKDRAALLHLLEPLSLASEQSGWAREMLESGAIYQAQGWSPGQALGFLREVPVMERCGLTVRIPNWWKASNPPRPKVSVKVESAGGGSSGLQVDGLLHFNIEVSLDGEKLTEEEMKALRTAEGLVLVKGKWVEANAEKLQAVFDHWQRARGMQYQGGMSFLQAMRLLSGAPLGGAETELLADDEVREWSSVGAGPELEAMLRKMRDPAELREFETHPDLQATLRPYQRDGVNWLRFMTKLGLGACLADDMGLGKTIQVLALLLQLKRLEPDAGPTLLVAPASLLPNWKAEAEKFAPGLRVFVAHASGDEPQRWGRFSKGKMEALKGVDLVITTYGMVTRLAVLKEVMWRLVVLDEAQAIKNAMSVQGRAVKGLQARGRVALTGTPVENRLSDLWSLFDFLNPGLLGGAKAFQRLVKSLSHKEGMDFGPLRKLVRPYILRRLKTDKSIISDLPDKTEMVAWCLLTKPQAVLYQQAVEALAATLAEVDRNSRSGLVLAALMTFKQICNHPAQHSGDAVYDAKVSGKFLRLRELCEPMAERQERVLVFTQFTEIIPALRTLLREVFRRDGLVLTGSTPVDQRRGLVEEFQKENGPPFFILSLKAGGTGLTLTAASQVIHFDRWWNPAVENQATDRAFRIGQKRHVLVHKFVCRGTLEEKIDRLILGKKGLADGVLSDGAERALTEMSDAELLDFVALDVKQTMTAAETINV; this is translated from the coding sequence ATGGCACTTTCTCTGGCATTCAGTCCAAGCGGACATTTGATGGTTGAAGAGGGGGCAGAAGAGGTCTGGGGTTTTTTTGCGGCGAGTGATGAGGCGGAACTGCGCGAGGCATCGGCGGGTGGTGATGGAGCGATGTTGCTGTGGTTGTCGGCAAAATGGCCGACGGATGGACTTCCCCCTGCGGCGGTGTGGTGGCGGGAGATGGCGGGCTGGTATTTCGCCGAGTTTTGCCAGCGTGGTGGTCGGCACGAGATGGCGCAACCCGCCGAGGACAAGTGGGTATCGTATTTGGAACGGGCACCCGTGATGCGCGGGGCGGAGTTTTTGTCGGTGGATGGTTTGCGTAAGGTCTGGCAGCGGCTGGACAAGGCAGTTGAAAAAGACATTGAAGCCCATGGCGGCGATGCGGAAGGCTGGTTGCGCGAGCGGCTGCCGCATTGGCATTTGGTGGGTCGGGTGACGCTGCACTTGGCCGAGAACAAGAAGAGTCTGGACCGGCCGTTTGCGTTTTTGGCGACCTACACCAGCGGTTTGAACGATCAGGGGAAACCCCGCCATTTGCCGTTGCAGCAGGCGGTGAAGGAGCATGCAGGGAAGAAGGATCGGGCGGCGTTGTTGCATTTGCTGGAGCCCTTGAGCCTGGCGTCCGAACAAAGCGGTTGGGCAAGGGAGATGCTGGAAAGCGGGGCAATTTATCAGGCGCAGGGCTGGTCTCCAGGACAGGCGCTGGGCTTTCTGCGGGAAGTGCCGGTAATGGAGCGTTGCGGATTGACGGTGCGGATTCCAAACTGGTGGAAGGCTTCCAATCCGCCGCGTCCCAAGGTGAGTGTGAAGGTGGAATCGGCCGGAGGCGGGTCTTCAGGGTTGCAGGTGGATGGGTTGTTGCACTTCAACATTGAGGTCAGTTTGGATGGAGAAAAACTGACCGAGGAAGAGATGAAGGCGCTGCGGACGGCGGAGGGTTTGGTTTTGGTGAAGGGCAAGTGGGTGGAGGCAAATGCAGAAAAATTGCAGGCGGTTTTTGATCACTGGCAGCGGGCCAGGGGGATGCAATACCAGGGCGGCATGTCGTTTTTGCAGGCGATGCGGCTGCTTTCGGGGGCACCGCTGGGGGGGGCTGAAACGGAGCTGCTTGCCGATGATGAAGTGCGCGAGTGGTCCTCGGTGGGGGCCGGGCCTGAGTTGGAGGCGATGTTGCGGAAGATGCGTGATCCGGCGGAGTTGCGGGAGTTTGAGACGCACCCGGATTTGCAGGCGACCTTGCGGCCTTATCAACGAGATGGAGTGAACTGGTTGCGCTTCATGACCAAGCTGGGATTAGGCGCGTGTCTGGCGGATGACATGGGCTTGGGCAAGACGATTCAGGTGCTGGCTTTGCTGTTGCAGTTGAAGCGTCTGGAGCCCGACGCAGGACCGACCTTGCTGGTGGCTCCGGCATCGTTGTTGCCGAACTGGAAGGCGGAAGCGGAGAAATTTGCGCCGGGATTGCGGGTGTTTGTGGCACATGCATCGGGCGATGAACCGCAGCGCTGGGGACGTTTTTCGAAAGGCAAGATGGAGGCGTTGAAGGGTGTGGATTTGGTGATCACGACTTATGGCATGGTGACGAGGCTGGCGGTATTGAAAGAAGTGATGTGGCGGCTGGTGGTTTTGGATGAAGCGCAGGCAATCAAGAACGCCATGTCGGTGCAGGGGCGTGCGGTGAAAGGATTGCAGGCGCGAGGCAGGGTGGCCTTGACGGGAACTCCGGTCGAGAATCGGTTGAGCGATTTGTGGTCGTTGTTCGATTTCCTGAATCCCGGTTTGCTGGGTGGGGCGAAGGCGTTTCAGCGCTTGGTGAAGTCGCTTTCGCACAAGGAAGGAATGGATTTCGGCCCTTTGCGCAAGTTGGTGCGGCCTTACATTTTGCGGAGGCTGAAGACTGACAAGTCGATCATCAGCGATCTTCCCGACAAGACAGAGATGGTCGCCTGGTGCCTGTTGACGAAACCTCAGGCGGTGTTGTATCAGCAGGCCGTGGAGGCTCTTGCGGCGACGCTGGCGGAGGTGGATCGGAACTCGCGCAGCGGACTGGTGCTGGCGGCGCTGATGACGTTCAAGCAGATCTGCAATCATCCGGCGCAGCACAGTGGCGACGCGGTTTATGATGCGAAGGTGAGTGGCAAATTTCTGCGCTTGCGTGAGCTTTGTGAGCCGATGGCGGAACGGCAGGAGCGAGTGCTGGTGTTCACGCAGTTCACGGAAATCATTCCGGCCTTGCGGACTTTGTTGCGGGAGGTGTTTCGTCGCGATGGACTGGTGTTGACGGGCAGCACGCCGGTGGATCAACGACGCGGTTTGGTGGAGGAGTTTCAAAAGGAAAACGGACCGCCGTTTTTCATTCTGTCGCTCAAAGCCGGAGGCACCGGACTGACGCTGACCGCGGCCTCACAGGTGATTCATTTTGATCGCTGGTGGAATCCTGC
- the mnmE gene encoding tRNA uridine-5-carboxymethylaminomethyl(34) synthesis GTPase MnmE → MSETIAAISTAFGEAAIGVIRLSGPQAREMAGAVFEGRVPVADLEPRFQHFGRIVDGNGSTVDSVLLTVFRKPASYTGEDVVEISGHGGILVTRRIYELLLAQGARAAEPGEFTQRAFLNGKMDLTQAEAVMDLIHAQSELALQAATQQLEGRLGKEAEILRDDLIGLVAHLEAYIDFPEEDIDPDTGAAMEARMEGLIGCLQGLLDTAEHGRILRSGARTVICGEPNVGKSSLLNLLTGVDRAIVSAQAGTTRDTIEEMLHIHGLPFRLVDTAGLREHTSDLIEATGMERTRKELAQADVILEVVDGSQPMAEARRVELPAGTSGRVVLILNKSDEATHESWSLAGGLALSCKTGAGIETLRAAMKDKVWSGAGREQGQLVAINARHQRCFQEAKGGMERALEAFRGQLAPEFVAVDVREALQAVGEVTGRVDVEEILGVIFSQFCIGK, encoded by the coding sequence ATGTCTGAAACGATTGCGGCCATCAGCACAGCATTTGGAGAGGCGGCGATTGGCGTGATTCGTCTGTCCGGTCCGCAGGCGCGCGAGATGGCGGGGGCGGTTTTTGAAGGTCGGGTGCCGGTGGCGGATCTTGAGCCGCGATTCCAACATTTCGGCCGGATCGTGGATGGCAACGGTTCGACGGTGGACTCGGTGTTGCTGACGGTTTTCAGAAAACCGGCGAGCTATACGGGTGAGGATGTGGTGGAGATCAGCGGTCACGGAGGCATCTTGGTGACGCGGCGCATTTATGAATTGCTGCTCGCCCAAGGCGCGCGCGCAGCGGAACCGGGGGAATTCACCCAAAGGGCGTTTTTGAACGGCAAGATGGACCTTACCCAGGCCGAAGCGGTGATGGATTTGATCCATGCGCAAAGCGAACTGGCTTTGCAGGCGGCCACCCAGCAACTCGAAGGCCGACTCGGCAAAGAGGCGGAGATATTGCGCGATGATCTGATTGGCTTGGTGGCGCATTTGGAGGCTTACATCGATTTTCCGGAGGAGGACATCGATCCCGACACGGGTGCCGCGATGGAGGCACGCATGGAGGGACTGATTGGGTGTTTGCAGGGTTTGCTGGACACGGCGGAGCACGGACGCATTTTGCGCAGCGGGGCTCGCACGGTCATTTGCGGGGAGCCCAATGTGGGAAAGTCCTCCCTGCTCAATCTGCTGACGGGGGTGGATCGGGCGATTGTGAGCGCACAGGCGGGCACGACGCGGGACACGATTGAGGAGATGCTGCACATCCACGGTTTACCGTTTCGGTTGGTGGATACGGCGGGTTTGCGTGAACACACCAGTGATCTCATCGAAGCGACCGGCATGGAGCGGACGCGCAAAGAACTGGCGCAGGCTGACGTGATTCTCGAAGTGGTGGATGGAAGCCAACCGATGGCCGAAGCCAGGCGGGTGGAACTGCCTGCGGGGACGAGCGGTCGGGTGGTGTTGATCCTGAACAAATCGGATGAAGCCACGCATGAGAGTTGGTCGCTTGCTGGAGGTCTGGCCCTGTCCTGCAAAACAGGGGCGGGCATTGAGACATTGCGGGCGGCAATGAAAGACAAAGTGTGGTCGGGTGCAGGAAGAGAACAGGGGCAGCTGGTCGCAATCAATGCGCGGCACCAGCGTTGTTTTCAGGAAGCCAAAGGCGGCATGGAAAGGGCTCTGGAAGCGTTCCGTGGTCAACTGGCACCGGAGTTTGTGGCGGTCGATGTGCGCGAGGCGTTACAGGCGGTCGGCGAGGTGACGGGCCGGGTGGATGTGGAAGAAATTTTGGGAGTGATCTTCAGTCAGTTTTGCATTGGCAAGTGA
- the rpsI gene encoding 30S ribosomal protein S9 — protein MSVTSYNATGRRKNAVARVHLREGSGEFTINGRSFEDYFPTVALQNRLLVPLHLTNTSQNFDLKVSANGGGVTGQLGAIRMGIARALCLVNPENRPVLKQNGLLTRDSRMKERKKPGRPGARKRFQFSKR, from the coding sequence ATGAGCGTTACCTCCTACAATGCCACCGGCCGTCGCAAGAACGCAGTTGCCCGCGTTCACCTCAGAGAAGGCAGCGGCGAATTCACCATCAATGGTCGTTCTTTTGAAGACTACTTCCCGACGGTGGCTCTGCAAAACCGTTTGCTGGTCCCACTTCACCTGACCAACACCTCCCAAAACTTTGACCTCAAGGTCAGCGCCAATGGCGGCGGTGTCACCGGTCAGTTGGGTGCCATCCGCATGGGCATCGCCCGCGCTCTTTGCCTGGTGAATCCTGAGAACCGCCCTGTGTTGAAACAGAACGGCCTTCTCACCCGCGATTCCCGTATGAAAGAACGTAAAAAGCCAGGCCGCCCAGGTGCCCGCAAACGTTTCCAGTTCTCCAAACGTTAA
- the rplM gene encoding 50S ribosomal protein L13, whose translation MKTFSAKAQEVERKWWVIDAKDQVLGKVAVHAANLLRGKNKTIFTSHVDTGDYVVVINADKVVLTGKKETQKIYTSFSGYVGGHKSTTPERLRQKHPELLVEKAVKGMIPHNRLGRAVYRKLKVYKGEQHEHEAQKPQPYELA comes from the coding sequence ATGAAAACATTTTCAGCCAAAGCCCAGGAAGTTGAACGCAAATGGTGGGTGATTGACGCCAAAGACCAGGTGCTGGGCAAAGTGGCAGTGCACGCCGCCAATCTCCTTCGCGGCAAAAACAAGACGATTTTCACCTCCCATGTCGACACCGGCGATTACGTCGTGGTGATCAATGCCGATAAAGTGGTCCTCACCGGCAAAAAAGAAACCCAGAAGATTTACACCTCCTTCTCCGGTTATGTGGGCGGTCACAAAAGCACCACTCCAGAGCGTCTTCGTCAGAAGCATCCTGAGTTGCTGGTCGAAAAAGCTGTCAAAGGCATGATTCCTCACAACCGCCTCGGCCGTGCGGTCTATCGCAAGCTCAAAGTCTACAAAGGTGAGCAGCACGAGCACGAAGCTCAAAAGCCACAGCCTTACGAGCTCGCCTAA
- a CDS encoding 3-keto-disaccharide hydrolase: MNSAQAAPPLPGFYGDAPDETHPWAVHDRNRPQPTVITPGTFSTPEVPGKPPSDAIVLFGGADGDLSKWSSDKNPDEATKWEVVDGALQCVPGSGYIRTKEEFGDCQLHVEWAAPAKVEGDSQGRGNSGVFLMGMMEIQVLDNYNNPSYADGMAGSMYGVNPPAVNALRPPGEWQSYDIVFRRPVYDGDIVLDPGYVTVFVNGVLVQDHTPIEGPTGHKARVKAKPFPEKGPFKLQDHGNPVRYRNIWYRPLPKRVVEGGLDGKLSEETTAAKRAEIAKMIVEDASKLEGRAKWLRMAESLIYHQDEAVLEKLSKVAEEQAAKLDEASDADLEAKKGEILEANNALQYLIKFDRIPADFPLAEKLAAIVKQKEWDKKK; this comes from the coding sequence ATGAACTCTGCCCAAGCGGCTCCGCCGCTCCCCGGTTTTTACGGCGATGCGCCTGATGAGACCCATCCCTGGGCGGTGCATGATCGCAACCGGCCACAGCCGACGGTCATCACGCCCGGAACCTTCAGCACCCCTGAAGTGCCGGGCAAACCGCCATCCGATGCCATTGTTTTGTTTGGTGGGGCGGATGGGGATTTGAGCAAATGGTCCTCCGACAAGAATCCCGACGAAGCCACCAAATGGGAAGTGGTCGACGGAGCGTTACAGTGCGTGCCCGGATCGGGTTACATCCGCACCAAGGAAGAGTTTGGTGATTGCCAGCTGCATGTGGAATGGGCGGCCCCTGCGAAAGTCGAAGGCGACAGCCAGGGACGCGGCAACAGCGGGGTGTTTTTGATGGGCATGATGGAGATCCAGGTGCTCGACAACTACAACAACCCTTCCTACGCCGATGGCATGGCGGGTTCGATGTATGGAGTCAATCCTCCTGCGGTCAACGCGTTGCGCCCACCGGGCGAGTGGCAGAGTTATGACATCGTGTTCCGCCGTCCGGTTTATGATGGCGATATCGTGCTCGATCCAGGCTACGTCACCGTATTTGTGAATGGCGTTTTGGTGCAGGATCACACGCCGATTGAAGGTCCAACCGGCCACAAGGCACGGGTCAAGGCCAAACCCTTCCCTGAAAAAGGCCCGTTCAAACTTCAAGACCACGGCAATCCCGTGCGTTATCGCAACATCTGGTATCGTCCCCTGCCAAAACGGGTGGTCGAAGGCGGATTGGACGGCAAATTGAGCGAAGAGACAACCGCCGCCAAACGCGCGGAGATCGCCAAGATGATTGTTGAAGACGCTTCCAAGCTCGAAGGTCGCGCCAAATGGCTGCGCATGGCCGAGTCGCTGATCTATCATCAAGATGAAGCCGTGCTCGAGAAGCTGTCAAAAGTCGCCGAAGAGCAGGCCGCCAAGTTGGACGAGGCGAGCGATGCCGACCTTGAAGCGAAAAAGGGGGAGATCCTTGAAGCCAACAACGCGTTACAGTATTTGATCAAATTCGACCGCATCCCGGCGGATTTCCCCCTGGCAGAAAAACTGGCCGCCATCGTGAAGCAGAAGGAGTGGGACAAGAAAAAGTAA
- a CDS encoding PEP-CTERM sorting domain-containing protein: MKIQSILLASVLLFQAAGRAQSVGEELLNLTFSPSNAGDIAAHPSVDNIVPWTNGSEVLGIFSHMPVADFSNGYAELTIGHGLFGYRWGFEGGFDITGTESWTVHSISFDYEVLGHNGEASLALNVGPWSGVAPLPTTSTSDSGPIFSAPSSNGDVAEGTVTFDFLTNQLSVSRVGHATHTQAFSGSLLLGPGTYLTDILVSNTRSGSDGAFDANTDATEGADGSYRIDNFIVVASVPEPSSMALILLGGTLFTLRRRKC; encoded by the coding sequence ATGAAAATTCAATCCATCTTACTCGCGAGCGTCTTGTTGTTCCAAGCCGCAGGAAGAGCCCAGTCTGTCGGGGAAGAGTTATTGAACCTAACCTTCTCTCCGAGTAACGCCGGTGACATTGCGGCGCACCCGAGTGTCGACAACATTGTGCCTTGGACGAATGGATCGGAAGTCTTGGGGATTTTTTCACACATGCCCGTTGCGGATTTTAGCAACGGTTATGCCGAACTGACCATAGGTCACGGCTTGTTTGGCTATCGATGGGGTTTCGAAGGTGGGTTCGACATCACCGGCACCGAAAGCTGGACCGTTCACTCCATCTCATTCGATTATGAAGTCCTGGGTCACAATGGTGAAGCAAGCCTCGCATTGAATGTCGGTCCGTGGTCTGGAGTAGCACCGCTCCCCACCACCAGCACATCTGATTCAGGCCCAATTTTTTCAGCGCCCTCAAGCAACGGGGACGTGGCGGAAGGCACCGTCACCTTTGACTTCCTCACGAATCAACTTTCCGTTTCGCGTGTCGGACACGCAACGCATACCCAAGCATTTTCAGGATCGCTCCTGCTAGGCCCCGGCACCTACCTCACCGATATTTTGGTCTCCAACACGAGATCTGGTTCCGATGGTGCCTTCGATGCCAACACTGACGCAACCGAAGGAGCAGACGGCTCCTACAGGATCGATAACTTCATCGTCGTTGCGTCCGTGCCAGAACCGTCTTCCATGGCCCTCATCTTGCTGGGCGGCACCCTCTTCACCCTGCGCCGCCGCAAATGCTAG
- a CDS encoding tetratricopeptide repeat protein, protein MNEKNWKLSAESWRFATSRSLSGWWAGLVACAVFVVFGGSIGHDFINYDDPVMVYENPSVAGGLTSANARWALTSTGDTNLWHPLTWLSHQLDCTLFGVDHPGAHHAVNVGFHAATAILLGSLLVRLTGWHNIGWLLALAWALHPQRVQSVAWISERKDVLSGLWILLSLRAWLAWRDGGRRRHYFASNAATLLALLSKPIAVALPIALLLLDCWHRRRIPDRNSLMALAPSFVAALAGAAVTVHFQVTGGMGEYVQSVSSTSRLAVVPLTLAFQFLGLIWPVSFPLWIYPPDAESWPWFAAVGCASIAFMAAAVYSARREPLVWLGTGWLVAFWLPVSGLVPLGFYFVADRYTYLPHIGLWLMLAGFGCHWRAWLRRVRGHLSLAAALVILFYFAFSSWRQNMYWKDSETLFQHEMSINPRSLLAPIHLGQVRDEQGRLEDALTLFEKAVAIDNRSALAEYNRGMALRRLGQTQAAKTAFHAACDKHPSLPDAYVRLAIILLEEGNLEEAETILDRGIDLHPKDFGLFLNRASLRAVHLRRITEAVSDYLVATKLAPSSADAWQGLAIASLEIGDTQTAHTALANLRRTAPERTDVAARIEARLLGALID, encoded by the coding sequence GTGAATGAAAAGAACTGGAAACTGTCCGCCGAGAGCTGGCGGTTCGCGACTTCTCGAAGCCTTTCAGGATGGTGGGCAGGGCTTGTGGCGTGCGCAGTGTTTGTGGTGTTTGGCGGTAGCATCGGTCATGATTTCATCAACTATGATGATCCAGTGATGGTCTATGAGAATCCATCTGTGGCAGGAGGGCTCACGTCTGCAAATGCTCGCTGGGCGTTGACCTCAACCGGTGACACCAACCTGTGGCATCCTTTGACCTGGCTGTCGCACCAACTCGATTGCACCCTGTTTGGCGTTGACCATCCAGGTGCCCACCATGCTGTGAATGTGGGTTTTCATGCAGCGACGGCGATTTTGTTGGGCAGTCTGTTGGTCCGGCTCACCGGATGGCACAACATCGGATGGTTGTTGGCGCTGGCATGGGCACTCCATCCGCAGCGAGTCCAATCCGTTGCCTGGATTTCTGAAAGAAAGGACGTGCTTAGTGGGCTATGGATTCTGCTTTCGCTGCGGGCCTGGTTGGCATGGCGCGATGGCGGTCGGCGGAGACATTATTTCGCATCCAATGCCGCCACTCTTCTCGCCTTGCTGAGCAAGCCGATCGCGGTGGCGCTGCCGATCGCGCTACTTTTGCTGGATTGCTGGCACCGGCGCCGCATCCCTGACCGAAACTCACTCATGGCATTGGCACCATCTTTTGTGGCCGCCTTGGCGGGTGCCGCCGTGACGGTGCATTTTCAGGTAACCGGCGGCATGGGAGAATATGTTCAATCGGTATCATCGACCAGTCGACTGGCAGTGGTCCCCTTAACTCTCGCTTTCCAATTCCTGGGCCTTATTTGGCCCGTCTCCTTCCCTCTTTGGATTTACCCTCCTGATGCGGAATCGTGGCCATGGTTTGCCGCTGTAGGTTGCGCCAGCATCGCTTTCATGGCCGCTGCCGTTTACTCCGCACGCCGCGAACCACTGGTCTGGTTGGGCACGGGCTGGCTTGTCGCGTTCTGGTTGCCAGTAAGTGGACTGGTTCCGTTGGGGTTTTATTTTGTCGCGGATCGCTATACCTATTTGCCGCACATCGGCCTTTGGCTCATGTTGGCAGGCTTCGGGTGCCATTGGCGGGCATGGTTGCGACGGGTGCGGGGCCACCTTTCCCTGGCGGCTGCATTGGTGATTTTGTTTTATTTTGCCTTCTCCTCCTGGCGGCAAAACATGTATTGGAAGGACAGCGAGACGCTCTTTCAGCATGAGATGTCAATCAACCCGAGAAGCCTGCTCGCTCCCATCCATCTGGGGCAAGTCCGGGACGAACAGGGACGTTTGGAAGACGCGCTCACCCTGTTTGAGAAAGCCGTAGCCATCGACAATCGTTCTGCACTTGCCGAATACAATCGAGGAATGGCGCTTCGGCGACTTGGCCAAACCCAGGCGGCTAAAACGGCCTTTCATGCCGCTTGTGACAAGCACCCATCCCTGCCAGACGCGTATGTTCGGCTGGCCATCATTCTTCTGGAGGAAGGCAATCTCGAAGAAGCCGAGACCATCCTGGATCGGGGAATCGATCTCCACCCGAAAGACTTTGGGCTTTTCCTCAACCGAGCCTCCTTGCGCGCGGTTCATCTTCGCCGCATCACCGAAGCGGTGTCGGATTATCTGGTCGCGACCAAACTCGCACCCTCCTCTGCCGACGCGTGGCAGGGTCTCGCCATCGCCTCACTTGAAATTGGAGACACCCAAACGGCCCACACAGCGCTGGCCAACTTGCGCCGGACCGCACCCGAGCGCACCGATGTCGCCGCACGCATTGAAGCCCGTTTATTAGGCGCTCTAATAGATTAG
- a CDS encoding PEP-CTERM sorting domain-containing protein (PEP-CTERM proteins occur, often in large numbers, in the proteomes of bacteria that also encode an exosortase, a predicted intramembrane cysteine proteinase. The presence of a PEP-CTERM domain at a protein's C-terminus predicts cleavage within the sorting domain, followed by covalent anchoring to some some component of the (usually Gram-negative) cell surface. Many PEP-CTERM proteins exhibit an unusual sequence composition that includes large numbers of potential glycosylation sites. Expression of one such protein has been shown restore the ability of a bacterium to form floc, a type of biofilm.) has translation MGVLPTGWYHNDTTGLSLNKTNAGYGMMHAGDPVGYAMTPHYPQGINGTSTLVDANASFDLANGFQMIMGWSPNPAGYLIDNGSFADNEIFQMGLVNYNKALMGIDPSLFLSGIESSASSATNVTNSLLAVRSEGGVLGYFNNGNTVAFAANNYYVFTLDINYSGVGDPSLVDVGLKMDIFNELVPGSATYTFAGSTDFGVIEKLVNPLALDDTLYPGMGLTLRDASMVSISGANFDTITTIVPEPGSMVLVLLSGFIATGVRRRK, from the coding sequence ATGGGTGTTCTCCCGACCGGGTGGTATCATAATGACACAACCGGTCTCAGTCTCAACAAGACGAATGCCGGATACGGAATGATGCACGCCGGTGACCCGGTTGGCTATGCTATGACTCCCCATTATCCACAAGGAATCAATGGGACAAGCACTCTTGTGGATGCCAACGCCAGCTTTGATTTGGCCAACGGTTTCCAGATGATCATGGGATGGAGTCCGAACCCTGCGGGATATTTGATAGATAATGGATCTTTTGCTGACAACGAAATTTTCCAGATGGGCTTGGTGAATTACAACAAGGCATTAATGGGGATTGATCCCTCGCTGTTCCTTTCTGGAATCGAAAGTTCGGCCAGTTCTGCAACGAATGTCACCAATTCTTTGCTGGCTGTCCGCTCGGAGGGCGGAGTGCTGGGCTACTTCAACAACGGTAATACCGTCGCATTTGCTGCCAACAACTACTACGTCTTCACATTGGATATCAATTACTCCGGTGTGGGTGACCCTAGTCTGGTAGATGTCGGGCTGAAAATGGACATTTTTAACGAACTGGTTCCTGGTTCGGCCACCTATACCTTTGCCGGATCAACGGACTTTGGAGTTATTGAGAAACTCGTCAATCCACTCGCTCTTGATGATACCCTTTATCCCGGGATGGGTCTAACCCTGCGCGACGCCAGCATGGTGTCGATTTCGGGTGCGAACTTCGACACCATAACTACTATAGTGCCTGAGCCGGGAAGCATGGTTTTGGTTCTCCTCTCCGGCTTTATCGCCACCGGTGTCCGCCGCAGGAAGTAG
- a CDS encoding transposase produces MMKLARGPSMKCASSSSAKSTMSKEAFGRCAGRHSIVEHHALRKELCARHKQLGRAMAPVEHLRKTWEWAGPLGAAGHSKRWSQWADRSHLETFHQLSRTIKSHWEGILGYYPNEPTSAAIEAINGIIQSACRAPEASAITKTSKPYPTGWREFLNCSSLPLYPPEIAKSFSCFAEHWTTSCGGHRWR; encoded by the coding sequence ATGATGAAACTCGCCAGGGGGCCCTCGATGAAGTGCGCAAGCAGCTCCAGCGCGAAGAGCACGATGTCAAAGGAGGCCTTTGGGCGCTGCGCGGGAAGGCACAGCATCGTGGAGCACCACGCCCTGCGGAAAGAGTTATGTGCCAGACACAAGCAACTGGGGCGTGCCATGGCTCCGGTGGAGCATCTGCGCAAGACCTGGGAGTGGGCAGGACCGCTAGGTGCCGCCGGGCACTCGAAGCGCTGGAGTCAATGGGCTGACCGCAGTCATCTGGAAACTTTTCATCAGTTATCGCGCACGATCAAGTCCCATTGGGAAGGCATTCTTGGGTATTATCCGAATGAGCCAACCTCAGCCGCGATAGAAGCCATCAACGGCATCATCCAGAGCGCCTGCCGCGCGCCCGAAGCCTCCGCGATTACGAAAACTTCAAAGCCATATCCTACTGGATGGCGGGAGTTCTTGAACTGTTCTAGCCTCCCCCTTTACCCACCCGAAATAGCGAAGAGCTTTAGTTGCTTCGCCGAACATTGGACTACTTCCTGCGGCGGACACCGGTGGCGATAA